CAAGTATTTCTTTAACTTTGCTTGTTTACTGGTGTATATTTTCCTTCTGGCGCCAATCTTGGTTGTATTGCTTTCTTCCTTAACAACTACCGAATACATTGTATTCCCTCCAGAAGGCCTGACCCTCAGATGGTACACAGAATTAATTGAACATCCGGAATTTATGCAGTCCTTTACACTGAGCATTATTGTGGCGTTCGGAACCGCAATTATTTCCACCGCCATTGGCACTTTGGCTTCACTTGCGGTCGTCCGGCGCCAATTTAAAGGGAAGACAGCGATTGTTCAATTAGTGGGTTCGCCTCTCTTGATTCCATCTGTTGTGTTTGGTGTGGCTCTCTTGCAGTTTTACTCATGGATTGGCTTAGCTGCGAGCCCGCTTGCATTGATTTTGGGTCACATCATCTTAACGGTTCCATTTGTGATGCGCCTGGTTGTTGCAAGCCTTGTAGGCTTTGACCGTTCTATCGAACAAGCGGCCCTGAACCTTGGTGCAGGACCGATGAAAGTCTTCTTTCAAATCACACTGCCAATCATTAAATCAGGCGTGATAGCAGGCGCCATTTTTGCCTTTATTACTTCATTTGATGATTTAACAGTTGCTTTATTCATTGTCAGCACCGACGTTGTGACACTGCCAGTGCGGATCTACACATACATGCAATATCAATATGATCCGATTATTACATCCGTATCAAGCATTATGATTCTATTCACTGTTGTATTAATGCTTGTAATTGAAAGAGTGCTTGGTGTAGGGAAAGTGTTTTCCTCGAAAAATTAGATAGGAGAGGTCTTTATGCACATTGAGAAACATCCCGTTCTAAGCAGGCAGCTTCTCAAGCCTGTAACCATTTATTTCAATGATCAGCCATATCAGGCCTATACGCAGCAATCGGTCGCTGCCGCCTTAATGGCAAATGGAATTAAAAATTGGGTGTCAGCAGAAAGCTGGTCCAATCCAGAGGATTATTCTGCTCGCGCGGGAGATGCTGCAGCTGCTATATGACGATTGATGGTGAGGATCATGTACGGAGCTGCATGACAGAAGTTGAAGAAGGCATGCGAATATACCCGAATATGGATGACCCCGAGGTAAGGAGGGAGTTTGATGAAGACTGATGTACTGATCATTGGAGGCGGTCCTGCAGGTCTATCAGCAGCAATTGAGACGGCATCAAGGGGACTGGATGTAACAATAGTTGACGAAACTTCCAAACTCGGCGGGCAGCTAAACCAGCAGACTCAAGAGATGCGTCCGCTTCCTTCTGTATATGAACCCATGCGTGGCTTTGAATTGGCAAATAAACTAATCGAGCAGATTAAGGATTTTAATGTGAGGCCGCTCCTGAAACACCGTGTGGTTGGATTTTACGCAGATGGAAGTGCCGGAATTACCGATGAAGAAAATGTATTCCCTATAAAAGCAAAAAAGATTATTGTGGCTTCCGGAGCGGCTGAAAAGGCTGTGGCATTTCCAAAATGGACAATGCCGGGGATTATGACAATCGGTGCTGCACAGACATTGATCAATCGTGATTTTGTGTTGCCTGGGAGAGAAGCTGTTATTGTGGGCTCAAGTGATTTTGCCATGGAAACGGCAATGCAGCTAATGGCTGTCGGCACTCGGGTGAAAGCGATCATAGAAAAACAAAGTGAAGCTTCAGCAAAAGAGCAGGAAAAAGTAAGTGAACTGTTACGGAATGGAATTCCTTTTTATTTTAATAGTTTTATAAAAGAAGCAAGAGGAAATGGGCAGGTGGAACAGATTGATATTGAGATGCCAGACGAAGTCATTACCCTGAATGTGGACCTCATTTGCATGGATGGAGGCAGGATGCCCATACTGGATGTTTTTTACCAGCTGGGGTGTTCCTTTGGCTTTCAAGAGGAGCTGGGCGGCTGGGTCCCGCAATATAGTAATACATTCCAAACCGACAGGGAGGATGTATTCATAGCTGGGAATGCGGCTGGCATTAGCACTCAGGGTGCGTTGCTTTTAACAGGAATGATTGCCGGCATCAGTGTAAGTGAAGAACTGCAAACAATCAGCCCGGCAGAGGCAAATGAGATGAGAGAGGCACTTTGGAAAGAACTCGGATTATTGGAGTACAAAGAAGTGTACAGCGGAAGAGTTAAACATCTCGAGAACTTTACAAGCCCGGTACTGAAAGATCAATTTATCTCCTAGATAGGAAAAGAGAGAAGAAGGTGAATTAGTTGGATAAAACGACGATCATCTGCAGATGTGAAGAAATCAGCTGTGAGGAAGTGGAAGAGGTTATCAGCAATGGAGGAAGGACCTTTGATGATGTTAAGAGGATTACCCGCTGCGGAATGGGTCCTTGCCAGGCTAAAATCTGCACCAGCATGGTGGCAGAAATTATTCACCAGCAGACTGGGCTGTCACCTTCAGAGATTCCCCTGCCGAGGATGAGAATGCCGCTTTCCCCTATTAAGCTTGAAACACTGGGAACGAACAGTACATCCTTTAGTGCCGTCAAGTCTGTTCTGGATGAGGTGGAAATTGAAGAAGGGAAGGTGAGGTAATTGGAAACAAATTATGAAACGATTGTTATTGGAGGGGGTGTAGTGGGCAGCGGAATTGCTTACCACCTTTCTGAGCGATACAAAGAAGGCGTGCTTGTGCTTGATAAAAAATACCCCATGTCAGGCACCTCCGGATCCACCCAGGCCTGGGTATGGGTACATAATAAAACTCCTTCCTGGTATGCGGAATTTAGTATGTACAGTGCGGAACTCTATCCTTATCTGTCTAAAAAGATTGGAGACGTAGAATACAAACGGACAGGCGGACTTTCGCCTTTTTTCAATGAAAGTGATCGTGAAAAAGCACAGAAGCTCGCGGAATCTTATCGAAAAATCGGCATCAAAATCAAAGTCTTATCCAGGGAAGAAGTTCTCGAAAAAGAACCCTATATGAATCCGGAAGTAGCCGGGGCTACCTACAGCTCTATTGATGGCAATGTCAATCCATTCCGCCTTATTGATATGTATATGAGAGCAGCTAAAAGAAATGGCGTCCGCTATTCTGCTTATAATAAGGTAACTGAGATTAAAAAGCAGGATGGAACATATTTAGTAGTCTCAGATAAGGGTGCGTTTAAATGTAAAAACCTTATTCTGGCTGGCGGAACCTGGTCGAGAGAAATCGGTGACA
This window of the Cytobacillus pseudoceanisediminis genome carries:
- a CDS encoding 2Fe-2S iron-sulfur cluster-binding protein, with amino-acid sequence MTIDGEDHVRSCMTEVEEGMRIYPNMDDPEVRREFDED
- a CDS encoding NAD(P)/FAD-dependent oxidoreductase produces the protein MKTDVLIIGGGPAGLSAAIETASRGLDVTIVDETSKLGGQLNQQTQEMRPLPSVYEPMRGFELANKLIEQIKDFNVRPLLKHRVVGFYADGSAGITDEENVFPIKAKKIIVASGAAEKAVAFPKWTMPGIMTIGAAQTLINRDFVLPGREAVIVGSSDFAMETAMQLMAVGTRVKAIIEKQSEASAKEQEKVSELLRNGIPFYFNSFIKEARGNGQVEQIDIEMPDEVITLNVDLICMDGGRMPILDVFYQLGCSFGFQEELGGWVPQYSNTFQTDREDVFIAGNAAGISTQGALLLTGMIAGISVSEELQTISPAEANEMREALWKELGLLEYKEVYSGRVKHLENFTSPVLKDQFIS
- a CDS encoding (2Fe-2S)-binding protein, with amino-acid sequence MDKTTIICRCEEISCEEVEEVISNGGRTFDDVKRITRCGMGPCQAKICTSMVAEIIHQQTGLSPSEIPLPRMRMPLSPIKLETLGTNSTSFSAVKSVLDEVEIEEGKVR
- a CDS encoding ABC transporter permease — its product is MSRKLPKYFFNFACLLVYIFLLAPILVVLLSSLTTTEYIVFPPEGLTLRWYTELIEHPEFMQSFTLSIIVAFGTAIISTAIGTLASLAVVRRQFKGKTAIVQLVGSPLLIPSVVFGVALLQFYSWIGLAASPLALILGHIILTVPFVMRLVVASLVGFDRSIEQAALNLGAGPMKVFFQITLPIIKSGVIAGAIFAFITSFDDLTVALFIVSTDVVTLPVRIYTYMQYQYDPIITSVSSIMILFTVVLMLVIERVLGVGKVFSSKN
- a CDS encoding 2Fe-2S iron-sulfur cluster-binding protein, with protein sequence MHIEKHPVLSRQLLKPVTIYFNDQPYQAYTQQSVAAALMANGIKNWVSAESWSNPEDYSARAGDAAAAI
- a CDS encoding NAD(P)/FAD-dependent oxidoreductase, yielding METNYETIVIGGGVVGSGIAYHLSERYKEGVLVLDKKYPMSGTSGSTQAWVWVHNKTPSWYAEFSMYSAELYPYLSKKIGDVEYKRTGGLSPFFNESDREKAQKLAESYRKIGIKIKVLSREEVLEKEPYMNPEVAGATYSSIDGNVNPFRLIDMYMRAAKRNGVRYSAYNKVTEIKKQDGTYLVVSDKGAFKCKNLILAGGTWSREIGDMIGVKIPVNQLRGQILVSEPLKPFLNFTISGLRQANNGEVLMGYSMEEAGFNRATTLDVIQETANMAVRYVPGLRKAKIVRAFSGIRAMPEDGFPILGKVPGHESLYVAATHSGVTLSPLIGTLITELITEGETSIPIERYSLSRFG